The Streptomyces aurantiacus genome includes a region encoding these proteins:
- a CDS encoding putative quinol monooxygenase has protein sequence MAEEIIVAGWMDYAPGDRDTVLKALVELGLHTREEESGCLDYAMTADPSDERRIRVFEHWSSQQALDEHFATPHIKDFRTAVTGLTRVGVSLTAHAVAASRPMR, from the coding sequence AAATCATCGTCGCCGGCTGGATGGACTACGCACCCGGCGACCGCGACACCGTGCTGAAGGCCCTCGTCGAGCTGGGCCTACACACCCGCGAGGAGGAATCCGGCTGTCTGGACTACGCGATGACCGCCGACCCCTCCGACGAGCGGCGTATCCGGGTGTTTGAGCACTGGAGCTCCCAGCAGGCCCTCGACGAGCACTTCGCCACCCCGCACATCAAGGACTTCCGGACGGCCGTGACGGGACTGACCCGGGTCGGGGTCTCCCTGACGGCCCACGCCGTGGCCGCGTCGCGCCCCATGCGGTGA